The region CACGCGTTTCGGGCGAATGGTCGAATAGTATTCATTTTCGATCTGCAGCACGTTGGTGGACAGCTGAATCCACTCGCCATCTTTTTTGGTTCCCAGCGCTTCGTACGGCGGATACGGGTCGTTGACGGCGTGCGTGAGCGCGTTGACGTAGTCTTCCAGGCTGTTTTCGTGCGGGCGCAAGCCGGACTGGGCATCGTTCTGGTAACCGAGGTCGCTCATGCGCAGGCTGGTGGCGTAGGGCAGGAACAGGGTGTCGTCGGACAGGGTGTCGAGCTTGTGCGCGCGGCCGCGCAGGAAACCGGCGGACAGGGCCGGCGAGGCGCCGAACAGATACATCAGTAGCCAGCTGTAGCGGCGGAAATTGCGGATCGTCGCCAGATAGCTCTCCGACTGCACGTCTTTCGGCGTGGCCACCGCTTGCGTGGCGCTGGCGCTGGTGTCTGGGTTGCTGGCCAGCACTTGCCACAGCTGCTCGTCGAGCGAGTAGTTGTAATGGATGCCGGCGATGCATTGCATGGCTTTGCCGTAGCGCAAGGCCAGGCCGCGCCGGTAGACATGCTTGAGCATGCCCATGTTCGACGTGCCGTAGTTGGCGATTTCGATGTCCGCTTCGGGCGGCAGCTGGCACGGCATCGACTGGCTCCACAGCAACTCGTCGCCGAGGCGGCTGTAGGCATGGCGGTGCACGGTGTCGAGCTTGTCGAGCGTGACGCCGATGTCGGCTTCGGCCGGGGTGATGAATTCGAGCAGCGCTTCGGCGTAGTCGGTGGTGATTTCAGGGTGCGTCAGCGCCGAGCCCAGGGCTACCGGGTGGGGCGTGGAAGCCAGATGGCCGGCGTGGTCGACGCGCAGGGTTTCACGTTCGATGCCGCGCAAGCCGCCCAGCAGCGCGCGGTTGGCATCTTCAGTCAGCAATGCCAGGCGGCGAGTCAACAGGTTGGGCAATTTGAGCTTCCTTTCTTGTGCAGCATATAAATAATTTGTGCTGAGATTAACCGAATTTTGGCAAATGCGTCGGCGCCGGCCCAAAAAACGCCGCGTCGCCAGCGTCCGCCCCGAGGAACGTGGGCGGCGCTTCGGTCAGGAATTCGCTTGATATTTTAACAAACTGCGATGGCATCTGGCGCGCCGCCGGATCAAGCTTTGCGCAGGTGGCGGCGGTCAGCCGAGGCGGGCGCCGCTGACTCGTTCGATGCCGGCCAGGTCGCGCCAGCTTTGCACTTTGTTGTAGCCGGCGTCGGCCAGCAAGCCACGCACGGATGCGGCCTGGTCGTAGCCGTGCTCCATCAGCAGCCAGGCACCGGTTGCCAAGTGGCGCGCGGCGCCGGAGACGATGCTGCGCAGGGCCGACAGGCCGTCCGCATGGTCGGTCAGCGCGCCCGCCGGTTCAAAGCGCAAATCGCCTTCAGCCAGGTGGCGGTCGCCGCTGGCGATGTAGGGGGGATTCGAGACGATCAGGTCGAACTTTTCCGTGCCCAGTGCTTCGAACCAGTCGCTGGCCATGAAGGTTATGTTGACGCCGTTGGCGCTGGCGTTGCGGCGCGCCACGGCCAGCGCCGCGCTGCTCACGTCCAGAGCCGTGACGACGGCGTCGGGCCGCGTATGCGCCAGCGCGACGGCGATGGCGCCGCTGCCCGTGCCCATGTCGAGCACCCGTCCGCCGGGCGGCAGGCGCTCGAGCGCCAGTTCCACCAGCACTTCCGTGTCAGGGCGGGGGATCAGCACGGCGTCGTTCACTTCGAACGGCAGGCCGAAAAATTCGCGCTGGCCGACGATGTAGGCGATCGGCTCGCCCTGCAGGCGGCGCGCCAGCAAGCCGGATAAACGTTCGGCTTCAGCGGGAGTGAGTACGCGCTCCGATTGCGTGATCAGGCTCACGCGCGACAGGCCCAGCGCGTGGCCCAGCAGGATGCGGTTGTCGAGCGGATCGAGCAGTGGACGGATTTGCAGGGCGCCGACAGTGCTGCCGGCGGGAATCAAGGTTTCTGTCATGGTGCTTTCAATTATTTCTGACGGCGCAGCAAGGTCCACAGCATGGCGATGGCGAAGATGGCGAACCAGGCGAATGCCCATTGCGGGATCGACAGGCCGAAGAACGGTTCGCCGGCGCTTTCGCAGGCGCCATACGATTCAAACATGAAGGGCATGAGTTCGGCCGTGAAGACCTTGTTCAGCGCCGTTTCCACCGGATCGATGCCGCACGAG is a window of Janthinobacterium rivuli DNA encoding:
- the gshA gene encoding glutamate--cysteine ligase; translated protein: MPNLLTRRLALLTEDANRALLGGLRGIERETLRVDHAGHLASTPHPVALGSALTHPEITTDYAEALLEFITPAEADIGVTLDKLDTVHRHAYSRLGDELLWSQSMPCQLPPEADIEIANYGTSNMGMLKHVYRRGLALRYGKAMQCIAGIHYNYSLDEQLWQVLASNPDTSASATQAVATPKDVQSESYLATIRNFRRYSWLLMYLFGASPALSAGFLRGRAHKLDTLSDDTLFLPYATSLRMSDLGYQNDAQSGLRPHENSLEDYVNALTHAVNDPYPPYEALGTKKDGEWIQLSTNVLQIENEYYSTIRPKRVIRTGERPIQALCLRGVQYIEVRCMDVDPFEPVGISLETGRFLDAFLLFCALDDSAPISAEQSACYTNNFARTVKEGRKPGLTLRRDGEEITLQAWGEQLLARIAPVAALLDSRHGGTQHADSLAAQAVKLADPDATPSAKVLAELRANGGSFAAFGLQQSERHAAFFRAHPPTSEQSAYFDAMAASSLTEQRAMEAAPAGSFDAFVAAYRASTLCSHT
- the prmC gene encoding peptide chain release factor N(5)-glutamine methyltransferase, with the translated sequence MTETLIPAGSTVGALQIRPLLDPLDNRILLGHALGLSRVSLITQSERVLTPAEAERLSGLLARRLQGEPIAYIVGQREFFGLPFEVNDAVLIPRPDTEVLVELALERLPPGGRVLDMGTGSGAIAVALAHTRPDAVVTALDVSSAALAVARRNASANGVNITFMASDWFEALGTEKFDLIVSNPPYIASGDRHLAEGDLRFEPAGALTDHADGLSALRSIVSGAARHLATGAWLLMEHGYDQAASVRGLLADAGYNKVQSWRDLAGIERVSGARLG